The DNA segment TGTCTAGGGGTGCCCAAAATAAGGAAGGAGGCGTCTAGAAACTGGGAAAGACTACAGAAACAAAGAAAGCATGGAACCACAAACCTTGCCCCCTTTCTGCTTGGTAGGTCGTCTTTTGTCCTCAAAGCCACTGATAGTTATTGATGTTGCTCTGTCTTCAACTGAGTCCTGTTTATACCCCCCTTCAAATGTCACTTTGCTGACTGATGCAATCTCATCAGCTTCCTTCTCTTTGTGATGTCTTATTTCAATTGCCATATTTCCTCTCTCAAGCATGCCCCCTCCTTCTGCCTCTCTGACCCAGGGGTCTTGCTAGTTGTTACATATTTGGGGGAAAACACTGAGCCAGCAGCCAGTAGCTTAATCAGCAAAGGGAGGACAAAGACTTCATTGTCAGAGCACACAGTGAGGACACAGCAATGTCCATGTGTAGGTACCTGTGGCCActactttcccttttcttttttagtcAGCTGGGAGACCACAGGCTGCAGGAGACTCTCATGGGGTATACTTACTCATATATTTAGGCTTCATTAGCAACACATTCCATAATCAGAATCAGATTCCTGGTGAAGTGGCAGTGACCAGAAAGTGCCATGCTCCCCTCTCTAATGTCCATGCTGCTGGAATAAGCCCATTCCCCTCTGTGGAATTACTGTGTTTATCAATGCAAATGGAAGGAAACCACACTAGTGGGCTCAAAGTCTGGAAAGAGCCTGTTCTCGAAAGAAGAATCTAGGACTTGGGGTATAAGCATCTTAATTTTCATGCTTTCCTCTTTTCAAAGGAGCTTGGGAATGGAATTCTGGCAAAATTGTCTTATTCTGTGCCTCATCTGTGGGAAGGCAACAGATGGCATCTATCTGCatctatatatttataaataaataaataaataggtccaACTTCAGATGTGCAAAACTGTTTTGTACCTATTGTACAAAGAGTGTATGGTGTAGTGGTGCCAGAAATTAGCCACAGATATGCAGGGTcattggcacatctagtccaaGACTTTGCACACTAACTATGAGCAGCGCTCTGGGGTCTTGGGCAGAGGCCTTTCCCACTCATGTTCCTTAATGACATTCTTTCATTAAAGATGCTGTAATTCTGCAAGCaagtttggaaacttcaacttggtctgaatgctgcagccagactaTTGATGGGGCCAGGTAATTAGAAGCATTTAGCTCCCTTGGTACAACAGCTTCACTGGCTATCAGTCCATTTCCAGGTACAATTCAACAAGCTGGTTATGACTGGGGGGGGGCTCATTTACACAGTGAtgcagtgtgtgtttggtgctactcacatccccttttaattcgcatggttcacatgtacctggcaaacagaagctatcacacagttttccccctgtaaaccTGTACCAGTCCTCTCATACTATGaaaaagagaaggggaaaaaagtcttcacgcAGTGTCTCTagtgaccatctacctgtgtgagtttctgcaagacctgctccctgcatttctggctgatttccacctggcctggaagggcagggccctgtctttctccagctacaaaagcagcaactgctgaaggggccagagaccatctacctgtgtgagtttttgcaagacctgctccctgcattattggctgatttccacctggcctggaagggcagggccctgtctctctccagctacaaaagcagcaactgctgaaggggccagagaccatctacctgtgtgagtttctgcaagacctgctccctgcatttctggctgatttccacctggcctggaagggtggggtcctgtctctctccagctacaaaagcagcaactgctgaaggggccagagaccatctacctgtgtgagtttctgcaagacctgctccctgcatttctggctgatttccacctggcctggaagggcggggccctgtctctctccagctacaaaagcagcaactgctgaaggggccagagaccatctacctgtgtgagtttctgcaagacctgctccctgcatttctggctgatttccacctggcctggaagggtggggccctgtctctctccagctacaaaagcagcaactgctgaaggggccagagaccatctacctgtgtgagtttctgcaagacctgctccctgcatttctggctgatttccacctggcctggaagggtggggtcctgtctctctccagctacaaaagcagcaactgctgaaggggccagagaccatctacctgtgtgagtttctgcaagacctgctccctgcatttctggctgatttccacctggcctggaagggcggggccctgtctttctccagctacaaaagcaggaactgctgaaggggccagagaccatctacctgtgtgagtttctgcaagacctgctccctgcatttctggctgatttccacctggcctggaagggtggggccctgtctctctccagctacaaaagcagcaactgctgaaggggccagagaccatctacctgtgtgagtttctgcaagacctgctccctgcatttctggctgatttccacctggcctggaagggtggggtcctgtctctctccagctacaaaagcagcaactgctgaaggggccagagaccatctacctgtgtgagtttctgcaagacctgctccctgcatttctggctgatttccacctggcctggaagggtggggccctgtctctctccagctacaaaagcagcaactgctgaaggggccagagaccatctacctgtgtgagtttctgcaagacctgctccctgcatttctggctgatttccacctggcctggaagggcggggccctgtctctctccagctacaaaagcagcaactgctgaaggggccagagaccatctacctgtgtgagtttctgcaagacctgctccctgcatttctggctgatttccacctggcctggaagggcggggccctgtctctctccagctacaaaagcagcaactgctgaaggggccagagaccgtgtgtgtgtatgtgtgcgtgaacctgctgctcgggatgtctatatactactggggttttgttttgtatcatatgttatattttactctaggttatattttagtctatgtatgccgcctagagtggccgttaattcggccagataagcggcctagaaataaaattttattattattattatttagtgcttgcagatgctgtgctctgatgcttttaggtgggtgtgtcaatcgttcccctcttcacgcccactccctcctcctcccttctttcatttcatttcctatgAACTGAAGAGCTACTTCCGGCTGctctctctcccttctgctgGCACTTCTATGTTGCtgtaaatggtgcctttatttacTTTTTCCCCTAAcgtgtgtgcaaaagcataacactgctcaaacataaGAAGGTAAGACCCCTACATCTTGCAGGGGCTTCctttcaagtaagcatgcataggaactGGCTAAATAACAGTAGATCTTTCCATATGTGCACACAGTACTTCCTCAGCCTAGAAGCATTGAGTCCAGTGGGACATACTCTAGTACAGCATTTCTCAAGTTGCAATGGCAAACATGCACAATGTGTGATCTCCATTGAGCTGCAGCCATGATTAAATGCACCACTCAAGCAATTGTCCGGAGGATCCTTCCCCTTCTTTGCTTCCCTCACCACACTTTCCAAGGGTTGCATTTCACTAGCGGCCAGTGGCACGGTGCAGTTAGGGCActttgcttacctggcttcccaacatcaCTGTCACTTACCGAGAGGGGAAGAAAGGCACAGAGGAGCTCAGCACTGTGCAGGCACAGCAGAGTAGCTAGTCAAACATTCCTGATGCTCCTTGTCCTACTTACCATAGAGAGCCCTAATAATTGTGCTGAAGGTCTGTTACCTTTTTTTTCAACATCTGTTCATTCTGGCAATAGGACAAGGACAAGTCATATCTTTATTGTTTAAGATTTGTAGGATACAAGACGAAACCAATGCTCTGACCAAATATTTGCTTGTGTGAGTCATGCAGAGCTATTGCACAGCAGGCATCTTAATGCACGCCCTCCATCTCTCCTACTGGCCTACCATGGTCTGGATTGCACAAGAGCCATTCTACACATTGTACTCAATGAGGTGGTACACTGTGGCACTTGAGTTTTGGATCCTATAGCTTCAGAATGCAGATGTGGGagtcatatttattttaaatgtttatcaGGGAGAAGAGTTTAGCGCAGCACAATTTAAAATGACCTATGATAGATTGATGGGTTAATAGTCCAGCTTGGATGTGGTTAGAAGAATCACTGTATGAATTTTAGTCTATTCTTATTCTATGACTCTCTATGCGCAGGGGCTGGAAGATTTGTTTGAAACACTTATCTTGCAATACTCAAGTAAAGGAAGAAGGCAGAGGACTTTTGCTTGGGGTGAAGAATTCAGCATCCTAAGAACCTTGGTGTTTGtttatgctttgtttttaaacattctAGCCCATTTGGCTAGAAAATGAGAGGGGAATGTTTAGcaaaatctcagaagccagggATTTAAGCAGGACTTCTGTTAGTTATAGTGGGATGGGCTTCAGAGATAGCTCCTGTACCTCCCTATGACCAgagaaacatacaaaaaagaaTGCAAGCCAAATACATATATGAAAATGTAATTGTTTTGCACAGTATATGCTGATTGTGGCTACTGGGATACTTTTGAAAATGTTGATTTTTGTACAGAGTATGCACAAGCCATATGCCATAGTCAATATTTGTTGGGTTATTACATGCATACCTCACTTTTCTGCCATGATGGAACTCAAGATAGCACACATGGGGTTTTCTGAGCAGTTCCCCCATCCATAtactgatcagacccagacctgcttagcttcagcgagATAACTGCATCATACATCTTCAAACCATATCCTTGGAACATATTTAGTGGGAGCTCTCTGTGAAGTCCTTCGGAGAAGTGCTTGACACATGGGTTCTGGAACAGTGCACCTGTCATGATGGTGCTTGTCAGCATTTAATCAGGCAGAGCCAATGCCTGCTAACTCTGCCCCAAACTGTAACCACTGGGGAGAGGAAGACACAGCAGCTGGGGACCACACTTATGTCAGTGATCAAGCAAAATCCCAACTTCACTGTCATTGTCATCTACTGCCATGTTTTGCTGGTGGCCATTtctatgggtttttttgtttttacactgTGGAGACAGCAACCACTCTTTACACCAATAGTCCAGTGGGGAGAAGCCACACATACACCATACCTGTCATCTGATGCCACACTTTCCCAGCAGCCATTTCCAGGAGGAGGTGGCTACTTGGGGTGGAGTTTGGGCAGGACAAAAGAATGCACAGATTTTTATAAACTTCGCATTGCTAATGTATATAtaaagatgcaaatttagaactaATTATTAAAGTTtgaatagaaatacatctcaccatagaagggaagactgtgaccaggtgacctgcatGCCTGCTCACATAGTACTtgaactggacagcccttcaaacagaggactcattcaaatagaggactgtaaaGTAGGGCAAATGGCCTAGAAAAGATACTAGATGGGAACTGATAGTCCGGTCTGGAGAATCATTTGGTGAGAGGGAGTAAGCATCAAAATGTATTGACTTTATTTAAGCTGCTTTGAGAGGTTCACctgaaaagcaatataaaactGGCTAAATCACTACACTGAGGCCAGTTTTCAGAATTAGATTTCTGGCATCAGATTTGCTTAACTCTTGGCCATGGTGTGGGAGAGATAGGCTTTCTACCTCATCATGACATAACATTTGCTGTACTGTCAGAGATCTAACTGACTCTCAGAAACTGTCAGAAATTCACACACTATGACTGTTTTTCACTCGGATTTAAAAACTTATGGAGCAGCAAACAATTTCCACACCAttaatttcattcttttgttaCTACTTCATTCACCCTCATCTCCACACAAAGCAAAGTGCAGCCTGGCTGATAGTGTACTGGTATTTACAGCTGGAAGTCATTGTCCTGGTCTTACCTGGTTCACAAGGTCACCTTTACTGGCTGTAATGGAGGGTAGATATGGCAGAATGAAAAGCTTTTGGTAAACTGAACCCATTGCTTCCAGATGAAAAGGTGATCATGGTATTAAAATATATCTGCACCGGGCGTTTATCATGTGGCTTGTAACCACAAACTTTACAGCAAGTTCTACTCCATATTTCCTGGTTTTTAATATGAATGTTAGAACCTCATAAAAGAGGGTTTAGAATTATCTTAATGTTCTTTATGCTAGCAAATGCTGTTTGGACAAATGTTTTGCAGTGTACATTGGCCATCACCCTGACCCTCATCTTCTGCATTTGTTTAATGGGGAGGGTTGTTAGATATGTTAATGGTTATACTCATCCTTTAAGTTTTGTGTGAAGGACTTGTTCTTGTTaatatattgttattatttatttgtttatttattaatgcatttatattctgccttttctccaaggagctcaaggtggtgtatatggttctccccctctccttttaatcctcacaacaaccctgtgaggtaggttaggctgagaggcagtgactggcccaaggtcacctaattAGGTTTATGGCTgattggagatttgaaccctgacctCTCAGGTCATattccaacactctgaccactttATCATACTggatgagtatttatttattgctgtttGTATATCTGATTTTAACGTCTTTGctattactgtttttattgtgcaAGTTGATTAAAGTAATAAACTGATTTACATTACTTGGccagagaactgtattgcaaatttcagagaagtgcaaattttgaaggatggctgtgttttggttcttgcattgtttcaaaaatgctgttcaacatctacatgaaaccgttgggtacagacatccggagctttggagtgtattgccatcaatacgctgatgacacacatatTAATGTGTTCTGGAACACTGTTGAATCAGCCTGGCTCCAGGGCAAACAAAGCCTTGCACATCAGAAATACAGGGTGCTTCACAACTTGCTGCAATATGGTACAGTGGTATATCCTAATCATTATAGGATCTTATTTCATGGAGTGGGAAAGTCCACGGGTTTTCTCATCTTGTTTGGGAACTGGTGGCTGTACATGTATGCTGTATATTGGAGCTCAGGTATGATCATCTTTTGGCAGATGGCCTGTGTCTTATTGTCTAAATCCTTTTTGAGGTTGTAGCCCAAGATTTTAGCATGCCCCGACTGATAGGGCTTCAGTTTCTTGTCTATGATTCTGGTTTCATCAATTGCCCTTTCTTCCAAGAGGCATATCTCCATCAGTTCCTTCTGTCTCTTCTGCAGAAGGGCAACCTCCTTGTACAAAGTCTTTAGGTGCATCCTCTCCTGAATCTTAATCCAGAAGGTATTATTGAAGTGTGTGTAGAGTTTCCAGTCCAAAGCACACCACTCTTTCACCTTTTCCTTGCTTTCTGGATTCAGAGTCTGAACACTGTCTAGACTCCTGGTGTTTAGTTTGAAATAAATCACATCATCCAGATCCCAACACAAAGTATTCTTCAGAAGGATCATGGACTCATCAAAGTATTCAGCAATCAGCATCAACTGGAAATTCTGCTCAACATCCTGTATTACAGACTGGACGTAGTGGTCATTGTATTCAGCATTGTTGTCATAGCCTAAGTCAAACCACATGTGGTTCCTGGCGTTAAAGTTCCAGTTCTTTTCAGTCAGATTGTAGGATGACCATGGAGATGCCAGAAACTCATTCACATTCTTGGACTTTCGAAATGCTGGTGAATACTTGTAATAAATATAGGAGGATTCCAGCAATGAAGCAGGGTGCCGCAGGACAGAAAAATAGAAGGTGTCATTTGGCATTACTCGTCTTAcctttgtaataaagagcagaaCAGAGTAAGTATAGCCTCACTGGAATGATCAGTAAAGAGTCGTGCATCCtaaaattaaatcaattgatATGTCTCTTGCAGATCTCATCAGGATATAGGGAAGGGTTAGTGCAATTTGATGTGTTACCTGTTCTTGGCAGACTGTAGAGATCCAATCTGTTACCTTAGTGCGGGGCCaggcatttggggaagggccagcgGAAGAGTTGTTATGCCATcatatgtttaattaatttaatgaaGAATGACTGCACACTTTGCAGTTATACCCACTGGTGGAAGTGGGCAGAAATGGAGACACAGAGTATTGGCAAAACCTTTTGCCCATGTTCCTCATTAAGTGCAGAGACCTGATAAAATATTATTGAAGGTGCTTGCAAacgtatgtacattagtcaaacctgcatacaaaaacgtgtttattagaagaattttgcactaaaacactgaaaaatattttaaagggtttttttaaaaaaacaaactgctcattgctccagaaatgtggagaactgaatttgagattggaaaaatgagaaacagagagagccgAAATTTACACATCCTTCCATCCATTCCCTCATCACAGCTACACCACAGGCAGAAATTCCGTATCATAAACAAGTCCTGCAACAAATGTTACCCTTGGAGTGCTTTTGTTCAGGGACTCCAATCAACCCAAACCAAAAGCCTTGTAGTGTTGTTCAGGACacttaggctgtaaacacactaggtgccggatcaaagcatttccattagccacacccagaGAAGGaagaggttaatctgccaatcagttgtgaaattttTTAGAagcgaatttttttaaaaaaaaccccacactcaagctgttcccaccaggttttacaggaaaaaggggctagatttgactagcgtcgtgtgcccccattttcagaaaagagaggtggagacacactggaaccggcagaacagaaaagtatgtctctatGCTCAGTGGGGTAGGCTGAAGATGTGGGATGAGAAGAGGGAAAGgaccctttcttttttttaccacTGCTTTGACTGACTGAGCATTTTATTGCTATGTAGTAGGGGAAGTGGTCCCCACCCCAGGTCTCACAAGGAGGGGAGTTTTTTAATAGAAGTCATCCCTCCATCCCTAATGGAAGtaatccctccatccctcccctccccactttttagGATACTTACTAAAATGTATTAGGGACTTGAGGAGACCAAGTTCCTCTCTCTCCCGCCTTCCATTTACTTTTTTGTCCCTCAACTGGCCTGTGGTTTCCCATTTCTTAACATGTTCTCCAtttctcttcctttcccttttcatTGAAATCGTAGTCATTTCACAGTATAGCTTgtgtagagggaaggaaggatctgtcaagtttggttatctgattctcatttttccaatcttaaattcagtgcttcacatttctgcagcgatttgtatttttttacattcatcagcattttagttcaatttcctaaaataaatacattttgtgtgtCCTTTTGACTAcggtatatatttctgtatgcagttttgactaatgtacacatttttgcaagcaattttccctaatatgcatttttgtatgttgttattaagatatttatttttgcacgtttccctaatataatgcattcttgtaaacattagttggttAGAGAACTACATCTAAAATTTTGCataggtgtgaattttgaagaatggctgtgttttggttctcatattgt comes from the Rhineura floridana isolate rRhiFlo1 chromosome 7, rRhiFlo1.hap2, whole genome shotgun sequence genome and includes:
- the GAL3ST2 gene encoding galactose-3-O-sulfotransferase 2, which encodes MKGTCRYFRQFTYLTLWLGTIALIGFFQRNVKGGMLSPIFKPCQPTMNVMFLKTHKTASSTILNILFRFSEKHNLTVALPYRSDVHLGYPQRFKATFVEEFRTIGRNFNIMCNHLRFNLPEVRRVMPNDTFYFSVLRHPASLLESSYIYYKYSPAFRKSKNVNEFLASPWSSYNLTEKNWNFNARNHMWFDLGYDNNAEYNDHYVQSVIQDVEQNFQLMLIAEYFDESMILLKNTLCWDLDDVIYFKLNTRSLDSVQTLNPESKEKVKEWCALDWKLYTHFNNTFWIKIQERMHLKTLYKEVALLQKRQKELMEICLLEERAIDETRIIDKKLKPYQSGHAKILGYNLKKDLDNKTQAICQKMIIPELQYTAYMYSHQFPNKMRKPVDFPTP